In Chryseobacterium scophthalmum, the genomic stretch ATTTGCCTATGTTTAAAGTAATGTGGTTTTTATTTGATCACGAACCTTTAAAAACAACTGTAGGAATACTTCAGATCATCGCAGGAATTTTACTGCTGTTTGAATCTACCGCGATTTTAGGAGTTATCTTCTTCATTCCCATTGCTGCCAATATTGTTTTAATGGATATCAGTTTTATGGATGAAGGAATGGGACAGGCTTTTACAAGGCGTTTTACATATTACTTTGTTTTATGTTTTCTAATTTTATGGAATGATAAAGACAGAATAAAAATCATTTGGAATGCAATGATAAAAAAGTTTTCGATGAAAAGAAAATTTCCGATATTTCTTTATCTGCTGTTGCCTTTATTTGCAATAATTCTAGAGATTTTACCGGGTATTCCTTACGCTCTTTATTATTATATGACCAATCCTGAAAGAATTTCTGAAAGCTTTAAACTTATTCAAATTCTTTTTCAATAATCCATACATTTTTCTATGCTATGTTTTTTGTAATCATTTTTAATGTAGATTTGAGAAACTAAACTATATCTAAAAACTATGATACAAATTAACTTTCTGGCAATACTTCTTGCCTCATTGATTCCTTTGGTGATGGAATTTATTTGGTATAATCCTAAACTTTTCGGGAAAGTATGGATGAGAGAATGTGGATTAACTGAAGAGAAAATGAAAGGCGCAAATATGGGCGTCGTCTTTATTTTGTCGATTATTTTATCTTTTTTAATCGGAATGTTTCTTCAGTTTGTAACGATTCATCAGTTTGGAGCTTTGGGAATGATTGGTGGTGACGAAACTTTGGCAAAACCTTCTTACGCTGCTTTTATGAATGATTACGGTAAAGCATATCGCTCATTTGGTCACGGCGCTTTGCATTCTTTTATGACGGGAATTTTCTTTGTTTTTCCTTTACTTGCCATCAATGCAATGTTTGAAAGAAAATCTTGGAAATATGTTTTCATCAACACCGGATTCTGGACGATCACTATTACTTTAATGGGCGGAATTATTTGTGGATGGTACGCAATGGACGGATTTAACTGGGTGACTCAAAAATAATTTTAAATATAAATTTTAAGGCTGCATTTGTGGCTTTTTTTATGTCTTATACTTTTAAAATCTTTAATTCAACTACTGAGCTTCCAATTAATTGGAATATCGTCATCGGACAGCAAAATATTATGTTGTCTGAAGAATATTTTCGTGTTTTGGAAGAATCAAAACCGATGAATATGAAATATTGTTTTGTCGGTTTTTTTTCGGATGAAAATTTAATTGGTGGCGCATTATTTCAATATTTAAATTTTATTGAACATAAAAGTTTTCAGAAAGGCGAAGTTTTGTGTAGTATAAGAAATTTTCTGACCAGACAGTTGAGTAAAGATGTGATGATTTTAGGGAATAATATGTTGACCGGGCAAAACGGTTTTTATTTCGACACTTCAAAAATTCCAACTGAAAAAGCGATTCTTTTGTTGAATGAAGCTTCACAAAATATTCAAGCAATATTAGGAAAAACATCTTTGATGATTTATAAAGACTATCAGAAATCGTTTTTGAAAAACTTTGAAGAGAAAAAATTTAAATCATTTTATAGGTTTTCAGTTCAACCCAATATGATTTTAAATATAAAACCGGAATGGAATTGTTTTGAAGATTACAGCAATGATTTATCTAAAAAATACCGTGCAAGACTGAAATCTGCAAAGAAAAAGATAGATGGAATTCAAAAATTGGAATTGGATATTCAGTTGATCAAAAAGTATCAGAATGAAATGAATATTCTGTATCAAAATGTTGCAGAAAACGCTCCTTTTAATACCTTTTTTCTCACAGAAAATCATTTTGAAAGCATGAAACAAAATTTGAAGGAGAATTTCAAAGTCTTCGGATATTTTTTTAATGAAAAACTGATTGGCTTTTATACTTTAATTCTTAATAACAACGATATTGATACCTATTTTTTAGGCTATGATAAAGAGATTCAGAAAGAAAAACAGATTTATCTGAATATGCTTTTTGATATGACCGAATTTGGAATTTCAAATCAGTTTAAACGTATTGTTTTCGGCAGGACTGCGCTCGAAATAAAATCTACAATTGGTGCCGAACCCGTAGAGATTTTTGGTTTAATTAAACATAACAACAAAGCAATCAACTCTTTTATGGAAAAGATTTTCACATCATTAAATCCAAAAGTAGAGTGGATTCAGAGAAAGCCTTTTAAATAAATTAAGAATTCTGTTCACTTTAACGTGATTATTTATATTATTTTTAACTAAACAAAGCTCAAATTTAATAGGATTTTATGAGTGATTGACAGGTGGATTTGAGATTTTTGC encodes the following:
- a CDS encoding DUF1761 domain-containing protein, producing MIQINFLAILLASLIPLVMEFIWYNPKLFGKVWMRECGLTEEKMKGANMGVVFILSIILSFLIGMFLQFVTIHQFGALGMIGGDETLAKPSYAAFMNDYGKAYRSFGHGALHSFMTGIFFVFPLLAINAMFERKSWKYVFINTGFWTITITLMGGIICGWYAMDGFNWVTQK